A region of the Penicillium psychrofluorescens genome assembly, chromosome: 6 genome:
TTCAGCAGATTCTCCGATGCTAAACTATCGTTTGCATCAGTCGCACTGTGGTCTATTCTTCTCTGGTTAGACCGGCTTTGCTGTGATGCGAAATGCGGTACAGGGACCATGCTGCTCTGGGAGGTAATGGAGATTGTTGCCCCACTAGTGTTCTTCGCCCGAGCATCTTTAGCTTGAGCACTTGCGCCAAGCGTCCTGATTGATCGAGCATCAGACCCTCTGCGGTTTGATACGGGCTCTGGGGTGGGAGTTAAATCATTCTCGGTCGATCGCTGGTTTATATCCTGGGATCCCGCGCTCACAGATCGCCGATGATAGTCGTCATCGCCTAGAAACTGTCGCTGCGCACGAGCACGCCGCTCAATTGCTCGTCGAAGAGACTCCTGGCGAAGCACAGGTACGGCCGGCGGGCTTTGCGAGACGGCTCGCAGGGAAGTCGAGGTACCAGGACGGAGAGGGGACGGCAACGGGTCAAGGCGTTGCTTCGATGGGAGAAAGGCGGACAGCAAGAAAACAAGCCGCCGAGCGGTCATTTTGTCGGGACAAATAATGACTGTTCTGTTTGAGACAATGGGATCGGTGTCTTGCTGGGACTTttgctgctggtgatggCGACGTCGATACCAGTCGGGCCCCAAGGCATTAAGCCACTCGGTGTGGTTACCCAAGAATGCTGTGAGAAGAACTAGGAAGAAAAAACTGTGTTCTTTGTCCCCGAGGCCACGCACAATCGAACGTCCTTCCTCCCGCCAGACGCCCCAGCGGCTTTGACCAGTCACCACGTAAGGGGTCTGGAGGGCCAAACTGATGCGGCGTGTACTGCGGAGAGCCTCATCCTTGAGCTTGGAGTTCACCGAGAGGATGTTGGCTGGAAGATGGACAATAGTTTGGTTGGTCCGTTGCATGTTCGGAGGTTTGGCGGGTTTCGGGTGCGGTCCACTCAGAGAGTCCACTTTTCtcagaaggaagaggatctcATTTCTGGCAAGTCTTTCCAGGTGGGAGAGTGTGCGGGTGATGACATCCCAGTGATCGACGAGCAAGTCCAGACGTTCATCCAAGCTGGCAGGTGGAGACGCGGAAGATAGGCTATCGTCAAGAAATACTGGCCAACGGTAATCCGAGTCCAAAGAACTGGACAAACCAGGCCGGGGAGAGTCTGGGCTCATTGTGCTGAATCGTGACGCAGACCGTCCCGAATTGCGTGCCAGCAAAGGAATCTGGATTGTAATGGCCACGGCATACATTGGcgttttcttctctttgattttcttgcgcttggagacGTCTGGGAACGGGAACTCTAAATCCGGCAGAGACTCCTGGTAGATACCATTGGCATAGTCAAATCGCTCAGCCGATGCCTCAGCCCCTTCTGGTAAGTTGACACTGAACATACGGGTCAAAAGAACAGTGACTTTGGAGGGCGGCTTGCCGTCCGCGCCACGGGCAGGCCCCATCAGTCCTGAAGGGCTGCCGGTGGTGTAGGCACGAGTAAGAGGGCTTCGTGCAGGTGAGCCACTGGTCGCCGCACCTGGTTCCCCATCGGCAGATATGATGTGCATCTTCGTAGATGATCCCCGGTAGCTGAAAGCACTGCTACCAAATATGCAGTTCAGAAGGCCCGTGTCGTTCGAATCGGACGCATGCCGGGATTGACCTTCGTGCCACGTTCCTGCCGGGGCCAAGGTGGAGCTGCGGCAACGAGCCCGCGAGAAGGCGCCAGGGCTTGCCGGTATTGATCGACGGGCATCTGCAGCGGCAGAGAGGGGACCCGATTCGACAGCGGATGACTGGGTCAGGAGATTTCGACGGGACCCGCGCGTGAGGCTGGATACTGCGCGGGTGTGCTTGGTCCCCGTCTGTTCGAGGCCCTGTGGATCTATTCCAAGACCAGTGGGAGGCGAACCGGATGAAGATCGGGTGTCCAACAGAACGCATGCGTCCCGATCGCCCAGGGCATTCTGGGCTACAATTACACGAAAGTCTTTGATGGCATCCAATTCCAACCCGCCGCGGTCATCGTAGGCCCCTGCGGTCGAGGCATTTGGAGAGGTGAAGGTAGTTTGCAGCGGATAAGCGTGGGTGTTGGAGCGTCGGAGGAGGCTAGCAtcggggaagaggagactGGAGGTgtgctcttcctcggtcacGGATTCGAGGGGAGTCCCGTTGTTTCGATTCGAATAGGCGGCAGGGTTCAAGGTCGAAGCTGCTGTGCTTAAGAGTCGGCCCAGCATGATGGAGTACAATGCAGCGAAAACGCTCGGAACTGCAGGGACAAAAAACGGCGAGATATGCAGCGTAACAACGGTGGGTAGTCAGACAGCTAGGCAAGACGACTAGACTGCATCTTACCCATTGTTAATTTCGCCGGACCGGAACCATCGTCAAAaagagaggaggagggatgGGCGAATGGCAGGCAGTGGTTGAGTTGAGGCGAAACAGTCGTGGttggaggggagaagaaagtgggATGGCCTGCAGTAAGACAGCGAGTGGGGCGTGGGGATCCGCAATTGGCGTGTGCAGCGACACGACACACACACGCGACAGAGTAGACACTGACAGAATCCCGAGATGGATAGGTAACTGGGACAATTCTCAGACAAGAGGGTTCCACGACAATGGAGGTCTtgagggaagaagggaaagggTTACGGCTcgggaaaaaggaagagggaagaaagggcGGTGAACCGGGGGCACATGatcccttctccttctgggCCGATTGGCAACAGCTTCACTATGACTTGCTAGTTGCCTATCTATGGATGTACACCGCATTATGCCTTCGCCTGCCGCTTGACCTTGTCCACCAGTCGCTTTAAATCCTCCGACTCGCCtcccttcttggccttgtgTTTCTTAGTCTTGCTGCCACTCTCAACTACCTCGgcttccccatcatccccggTCCGCCGCCGCTTACGACCCTCGTCCAGCAGGGCCTTCATGCCGGATGTCGCCTTGAACCGGGGATTGGTGGGATCGATGGCGAACTCGTGACTCTCGAACAGGCGCGAAAACCGGGGATCGCTGACATCCACGTTGAAGTCgtccgcagcaacagcagccgcagcggccTCCTTGCTTTTGCCCTTGGATTTACCCCCCTTCCGCCGGGCCTgcttctcggccttttcgatTTCGTTCATATCGAAATGTTTCATCTCGGCCTTTTTGTCATCCACCatgagcagctccagctcggcccGTTGGGCGGCGGATgcggcctcctcggcagccCGCTCGGCacgcttcttgcgcttctcttccttgcgATGAGCAGCCGAGGATGCCTTGCTATCGGGATTCTCGAAGAATGGATCATTGAatcccagatcttcctcgtGCGCTTCTGGTGCTTCGGTCGTGACAGGGGTGTCCTGGTCGGCTGCAGCTTCGGTCTCTGTGGGATCCTCACCGCGTTTAACGGCCTTGAGCTTTTCCTTTCTccgcttcttgcgctcgcgctccTTCCGCACGTACTTGTCCACCGTGCTCTCTTCGATTTCAGGTTCGTTCTCAAAGATGCCATCGTCCcgaacaccaccagcaagcCCCGAAGTAAAAGTGACTTCCATCTCGCCAACGGGAGCTTTCGACTTGGAGGAGCGAGTAGGCTCCGTACTCAGCCCCAGTAACGCGCGCATGCGCTGTCTCTCGGCCTCCCGCTTAGATAGCTTGGTGCTGGAACCTCCCTCCGTAGTATTATCCACCACTTCCACTCcaccttcctcgtcttcgtcttcatcttcggaGCTGTCGCTGCCAAGGTAGGCTTTGAGGTCGTTTTCGTCAATGTCTTGCCGCGAACCCCGGAACGCACGCGCTTGGGCTTCCTTCCGGGACTTGTCGTCGGCATCCCACGTCAATTTGACCTTGCTGTGCTGCAGCGCATCGGTCACAAACTCGTTGGGCTTGTATCCATCGGGGATGCGGGAGCACCGGTCCCGAGGCTTGTCGTCCGAGAAGTCGGTGTCCTCGGGCACGAACCGGAggtcgaagaagttggcACTGGACAGATACTCTGCGCCATCCACCAAGTCGTAGACATGTTTGGCAGTATCCTTGGACGAGAATGTGAGAATGGCGTAGAAGTAGCGCAACCGTTCGAGCTGGTAACGCCGGAGCTCCGTAGAATTGAACTCCTCGCCCGAGTCACTCTTCAACATGGACTTTTTGatctgttcttcctcctcatctgAGTCGagttcttcatcttcatcctcgttgGCGTCCTCCTCTTGGTTGCTGGAGGCGAAGATCTCTTTCGGCGGGCCCTcggtttcttctttctccattcGTTCCTTTCCAAACTCGCTAGGATACACGGCGACTCTTGACACACGCCCTCCGGTAGGCACAAAGCTTGAGAACACCGCCATCAAATCCTCGGCCCGGATGTTATCCCAATCGAGGTTGACGACAGCTATCCGCTCCGTGACCTCTCCCAGTGGCACATTCGCCTGCTGTTTATCGGGAAACTCAAGCTCGCCCCCCTCATCCgcttcctcgtcttcctcgtcctcctcttcacTAGAACTCTCCTCgtccgaagaagacgaggaaaaCCCACCGTCGCGAGCAGGGTCATAAGGTCTGCTCTCGACCCGTTTCAACTCCTTCTGgacctcgtcgtcatcgtctGCGCTTAGAATtttctcctcatcttccttttcctcctcctcatcttcatcatcatcttcgtcctcgtcaagACGGTAAAATTTttcaagctgcttcttggtaTCATCCTTCGCCAATTTGCGTCCATACCGGTCCACTGCGGCGTTGCGGGAGAAGTCCTTGTCGCGCAGCATGTGCGAAAACCGCTTGTCGAGTTTGACATGCGTCTGGCGCTTGCTCGGTAAACGATACCGGGGATCGGTCTGGATACTGGCAAATCGAGGATCGGCTGTAAGATTTTTTCTTCGTGTTAGTGATTCCCATTTCCCTTTCTTTGGCGCATTCCGCTGCACGTACTGATCACTGGACCGGCGTCGCCTTTTGCGCCGGTCTTCTTTGACTTTTTCTTATCTTGGCCGGCCATCTTGCTCTCCTTTTCTGCAACGAGAGTAGGCACACTTGTGGAGATTGAGGGATGGTTAAACAAGAACAGTTCGGATCTGAAAGAGCCGGAGAcaattttcttttttctgccggCGGAATCGAGGCGGTGAACTAAGTGCGGTCACCAAGACTGAAGATAAGAGAGTgagaggagatcgagggaTAGGAACTAAGGTTGAGGGCAATTATTAAATCGGAATGCTTGTTAGACAGGGCCTGCATCAAACTTTCAACTGTTTAAGATAAAATTCGCTAGCTTCCGTGTGGGGAACTACGGGTCTTTAACGACACCGTCTATCAGGATGTACGGCACAGGATGTCTCAACGAAAATATATGTTCAAAACCTCAATAACGCCTCTGGCTACTCTCTAGATGCGGTCAGGATCCAAAGTACCGCCGCTCCATCCACCGCGgctcgccctcttcctcaaTGCGACCCACAACAACCGTGATCTGAGGATACACAGCAGTCAGCCGCTTCAGACCCCTCTCCCCAGCGGCACACGTCACGAAGACGATGTTTTTCTCGTCCACGCCGTGGTCAATCAAAACCCGAACAGCCATCAGCGCAGCACCGCCACTGGACATCTGCGGGTCGAGGAGCATGACCGCGGCATGCTCTTCTAGGCGCGAAGGTAGTTTCAAATAATGCAATTCGGGTTCATCATTCTCTTTAGTTTGAATCAATAAGCGGCCCGTGATGCAGTCGGGGATTGTCCGCTTCAGAGCAGTTTCTAAACATGAACCCCCGCGCAAGATGGCAACGGCTGATATGATGCCCTTGGGGGTTAAGCCGAGGTAGTGGTTACCTTGTGGAGTTTCCACGCTTGTCGGGACGTAGGAAGTCATGTCCAAGGCtctggagaaagagggagtTGTTATTAAGGGAGCGATGGTAAAAAAAACCAGATGACGATCAAAATACGCACTTCTCAATCAGTATGGAGGCAAGCCGATCAAAGTAGAACACAAAGTCGACATGCTCTGTCTCGGGGTTCTGCAGGATCGTGTTCATTCCCAGGAACTGGTTTGTCGAGGGCATCACATGCACATTTGGGGGTAAATCGACTTTGGCGGCTATTAGGCCGAGCTTGCGCAACTCTGCGGTATGCACATCGGACTTTTCTTCAAGTTTGTGCTGAATGTGCTTGACAACCATGTCTAACTTTGGTTAGTATTTAAGGTCGCAAACATTGTCCAAGAGTGACAAACCGATGGCGGTCTTGTTTTCAATTCCACGTGGAATGATGATATCTAGAGCTGGAGTTTAGGATACCAAACAAAGGCAAAGGAGATAAAGACGATTTGCCTACCAGAGATAATTCGCTGGGGGTCCACGTATGTCTTGAAAGACGGCTTCACAAAGTCAAACCACTGCTTGATGATTCCTTCAATGTCCCGCCCTCTTTCACGGACATCCCGCAAAACTGGATCCCTCCCCGTTAGTGGCCGGGGTCATTCTGCGGGAAGGGGGAGTACGTACCTCTGCGGCCCAAGCAGACATCCATATCCGCCTCCACGAAGATCTAGCCCCTACATTAGCTGTGCTAGTCCTCTCAACCAATGGGGCCGAAGCAGTACCTTGACATCTAGCATCTCCACGATTCTCGGATCATGAAGTGCCAGGATCCCCTCTAGAATCAGCACCCGAGGCGAGTAGAGGGTAGTCGTCTGGGattggcgctggtgctcAGCAAAGGAGTAGATCGGAATATTGGCTTTTTTGCTTGGCATCATATTCCGGTCAGCAAAACCCGACGAGACTATGCGCGGAACAGGGCAACCCTCACCCCTTTTTTAAATCGCGCAGAGTCTGcaccagaagatcaaaatCGATCGAATCCGGGCAGTCAAAGTCGTAATTGTTGGCATGCGCTAAGCGATGCTCTTCTGGAGATAACGACTTGTAGAATGAGTCCTGGACCGGGTCTTAGCCGGAATCTAGACACgctggaagaaagaatatGTACCATAACGAGAATCACCACCCACGGTAGATTCAATGATCGCAcgatctccatggccacTGAGGTCTTGCCGGACCCCGAGCTGCCGGCGATGCCAATAATGCTCAAGTCTTGCCATGGCGGGCTGTAGCGCACCTCCGGGGTGTTGGAGTAGAAAGGCGAGATTGACTCCATGACCAAGCCACCAGCAAGGCATGCAACAATCAATCAGGTCCCTAAGGTAGCATCATCCAACTCGTCTCAAAAGCGATCCACGTCGGGCCTAGCGCGCGTGACCTTCGCTTGTTGCGCTTACCTAAGCACCGTCAATTTTCTTCCGTTTGCTCTTTCCgctctttttccttcttttcctcttcacaCCTTCACTTTCCTTGTCTGCCTCCACCAGCGTTCTGCCCTTCCTCCATGGCCGTCGTCTGCAGGGCTACACATTGCTTCAGCCACGGATAGCTTTGAATACCTCTTCGCTGCCTATCCCCCGGCATCATGTCTTCGGCCAATATTGTATGCTGCCCGGATTGACACCCGTGGTTGCTGGCTTTAACACACCGCAGATGTCTCGTACTCCCTCGACGACCACGCCGACCTGGCACCAGTTCGAGCgcaaggtcgacgaggtcaAACCATCCAAAACGTGAGTGCCCCCCCCATCGTTGCCGCCTTTCCCGGCCCCCCTCCCTCCATGACACCTTCACATGATGCACCTTGAAAATCAAGTTGGGAATCTCTCTGAAAACCCTTGTAGAGAACATAATTGACTTGTCTATCTGAAAAATTTCCCCCATTTGTCTTAACTTGGCGAATCTTGACTTGCGATCGCTTTTGCGGTAAATGGCTGACCGTTGAGGCTACAGTGACATCAACTACTTGGTAATGGACTACCTGATCACGAACGGCTACCCAGCTGCAGCGAATAAATTTGCTGCCGAAGCCAATATCCAACTTAGCACAGATTTGGAATCCATCCAGGAAAGGGTTGAGATCCGGACGGCCATCCACTCGGGTAACATTCAGGCGGCGATTGAGAAGATCAACGAGCTTAATCCTCAGGTAAGAACTATTTGCTTTGTGTACTCTCTGCCCTTTCCGCCCCAATTTTTGCTATGATTATATCAGTTTCATGCACCACTCCTAACTATCCCCTTCGGGGGTGTTGTGGAAAAACACTCATCTTCAGTCCTCAGTATGAGCAACAACCTTTTGTTTCCAATCACAAACACAATTGTCTATGCTGTCCAAGTTCCACGGCTAACCAGCATATCTCAGATCCTTGATGAAAACCCATCGCTGCACTTCTCATTGCTGCGCTTGCAGCTGGTAGAGCTGATCCGGTCCTGCACCTCCACCCCGGATGGTGACATCAGTCCCGCCCTGGAGTTTGCTACGTCCCAGCTTGCCCCACGAGCACCAACGAACCCCCAGTTcctggaagatctggagCGAACACTCGCACTGCTCATTTTCCCAAGCGACAATCTGGCCCCATCGCTCGCAGCTCTTTTAGACCCGGGCCTGCGCAAGGACATTGCGACTCGTGTCAACGAGGCCATCCTGCAGAGCCAGGGCGTTAATAAAGAGGCCCGCCTTCGGAATCTCGTGAAGCTGCGCGCGTTCGCTGAGAACAAGGCCCGCGATGCGAAGAAAGATATCCCCGAGAAGCTGGATCTCGGTTTGGTCAGCGATGCCCCGGATGCCTCGTCCGGTAACCAGAACAGCAGCAGTAACAGTAACAGTAACGAGAATAGCACCAGTCAGAATGGAGCCAGCGACACCGTGATGACCACCAACGGTGATATCGACCCGATGATCTCATGATCGTTTATATCACTGACGGGTCTTGTTGAATTTGCCGTTGGATGGTCCTTTCTCTCTGACTATTAGATTTGAGACGAAGTGCCAAGTACTACCAGCTATTTACTTTTTTGACGACTTTTTGTTCTTCTAGCGCAGGCGTCTTGGAGCAAGAACATCATGGTTCTGGTGATGGGCCAGGGTTACAGTAATTTTAAACATTACAAGAAACTGGATTCTTAATATAATTGTGGTTTTATAAGGTGTAAAACTAATAGATTGGCTTAATTAGACATAGTATTATGGGACTACACCGCACCCTTCTTAACAGGAGGGGGTATATTATACGGATACCTTTCCTCCTTGCTTCCCCTAAACTACAAATCCCTGCTTCATTACTTAATTCATCGTATTGAACAAAGCAACTCGTGCCCACCATGTAACATTGCATACTCTGTTGACCAAGAAATTGCTGATTTCTTCGAGAAGACGACAGCCACTCGCTCAGCCCGTGACACCTTTGCAAGGGAGCATGTTGGCGGCAACATTGTTCCGGTGGCCGTGCAGGGTGCGTGTAGCTATACTGTCTATGCCGGACACGATGCTGAATTCGTCGTACAATTTCGACTGGCATCCCTCCAGCTAAGTACGGAGATTGCGACACGCGCTCGAAGCATCTATGGCCACTTTGCACCTCAAGTAACTTTTTTGGGGCAGATTGGGTCGACTACGAGGTATTCGTTACTTAGATTTTATCCTGGCACATAACAGTCAGGTGCCCGAAAACTCGCCTAAGTTTTCCTCATGGCGCAAGAATCTTGTAATTGACATTGCGAGGTATGCTTGACGTCCTCGTTGCAAATACACCGAATTGCTAACTACATGCCCTGTTAGATTCTTTGCTCTTTCGTGGAATTGCCCTCAAGATGTTGGTCAAACGGACCGCGACAACTTGTACAGTCGATACAAAAATGAGCTGAATTCGTTGcttgcttctcttccagatCGCTTCCACCCATTAATCCAGGAGTGTCTTGATTCATTACCCACcattttttctcttcccatgGTGCTAGTCCACAAAGACTTTGGCGTCTGCAATATTGTTGTCAAC
Encoded here:
- a CDS encoding uncharacterized protein (ID:PFLUO_009308-T1.cds;~source:funannotate); the encoded protein is MSRTPSTTTPTWHQFERKVDEVKPSKTDINYLVMDYLITNGYPAAANKFAAEANIQLSTDLESIQERVEIRTAIHSGNIQAAIEKINELNPQILDENPSLHFSLLRLQLVELIRSCTSTPDGDISPALEFATSQLAPRAPTNPQFLEDLERTLALLIFPSDNLAPSLAALLDPGLRKDIATRVNEAILQSQGVNKEARLRNLVKLRAFAENKARDAKKDIPEKLDLGLVSDAPDASSGNQNSSSNSNSNENSTSQNGASDTVMTTNGDIDPMIS
- a CDS encoding uncharacterized protein (ID:PFLUO_009305-T1.cds;~source:funannotate) — its product is MLGRLLSTAASTLNPAAYSNRNNGTPLESVTEEEHTSSLLFPDASLLRRSNTHAYPLQTTFTSPNASTAGAYDDRGGLELDAIKDFRVIVAQNALGDRDACVLLDTRSSSGSPPTGLGIDPQGLEQTGTKHTRAVSSLTRGSRRNLLTQSSAVESGPLSAAADARRSIPASPGAFSRARCRSSTLAPAGTWHEGQSRHASDSNDTGLLNCIFGSSAFSYRGSSTKMHIISADGEPGAATSGSPARSPLTRAYTTGSPSGLMGPARGADGKPPSKVTVLLTRMFSVNLPEGAEASAERFDYANGIYQESLPDLEFPFPDVSKRKKIKEKKTPMYAVAITIQIPLLARNSGRSASRFSTMSPDSPRPGLSSSLDSDYRWPVFLDDSLSSASPPASLDERLDLLVDHWDVITRTLSHLERLARNEILFLLRKVDSLSGPHPKPAKPPNMQRTNQTIVHLPANILSVNSKLKDEALRSTRRISLALQTPYVVTGQSRWGVWREEGRSIVRGLGDKEHSFFFLVLLTAFLGNHTEWLNALGPDWYRRRHHQQQKSQQDTDPIVSNRTVIICPDKMTARRLVFLLSAFLPSKQRLDPLPSPLRPGTSTSLRAVSQSPPAVPVLRQESLRRAIERRARAQRQFLGDDDYHRRSVSAGSQDINQRSTENDLTPTPEPVSNRRGSDARSIRTLGASAQAKDARAKNTSGATISITSQSSMVPVPHFASQQSRSNQRRIDHSATDANDSLASENLLKSLQRSDSSVLSSNGSAPSSGAGWGGLFSGLWSSRQESSEGTEPYSPSHDRERSVSTIAGPPMRGPTTLSQMVKDVAKDEAEHRPETAPSGNISIPATAPSAPHGPEDESPEPSSLTSQVRESPLKMSVRADEGVVDVDVPLPGFLSLSSSGDSTVASPKKTRTSVTSVDAIASTHSSGSGFHCGPKDNDGLNIHVAGWLKLFHEDFSLQAVRPYAALENDIKRAMQAEPTSYLPSTPAFTPEVDGTGKWVDVATTLIADTRTSTLKRLRLKRKINVGHGLGSAQSPSSPLNALYTGSNRQMTGGAASSAHVGGFFSGAGKSSGGNIIEGQDPNFVEERFVEEPVMDLDGTLVDAVERVLAQSGYSSLAHSRAPSPNRTRRGEDKGGSTTPRGEDAPPLEVPRAECRKMVLGALEEVVRSVTAEHCREDGDEDEIALADRERNRSLAGADNTLREGIRKWLVDVEEAW
- a CDS encoding uncharacterized protein (ID:PFLUO_009306-T1.cds;~source:funannotate), with product MAGQDKKKSKKTGAKGDAGPVITDPRFASIQTDPRYRLPSKRQTHVKLDKRFSHMLRDKDFSRNAAVDRYGRKLAKDDTKKQLEKFYRLDEDEDDDEDEEEEKEDEEKILSADDDDEVQKELKRVESRPYDPARDGGFSSSSSDEESSSEEEDEEDEEADEGGELEFPDKQQANVPLGEVTERIAVVNLDWDNIRAEDLMAVFSSFVPTGGRVSRVAVYPSEFGKERMEKEETEGPPKEIFASSNQEEDANEDEDEELDSDEEEEQIKKSMLKSDSGEEFNSTELRRYQLERLRYFYAILTFSSKDTAKHVYDLVDGAEYLSSANFFDLRFVPEDTDFSDDKPRDRCSRIPDGYKPNEFVTDALQHSKVKLTWDADDKSRKEAQARAFRGSRQDIDENDLKAYLGSDSSEDEDEDEEGGVEVVDNTTEGGSSTKLSKREAERQRMRALLGLSTEPTRSSKSKAPVGEMEVTFTSGLAGGVRDDGIFENEPEIEESTVDKYVRKERERKKRRKEKLKAVKRGEDPTETEAAADQDTPVTTEAPEAHEEDLGFNDPFFENPDSKASSAAHRKEEKRKKRAERAAEEAASAAQRAELELLMVDDKKAEMKHFDMNEIEKAEKQARRKGGKSKGKSKEAAAAAVAADDFNVDVSDPRFSRLFESHEFAIDPTNPRFKATSGMKALLDEGRKRRRTGDDGEAEVVESGSKTKKHKAKKGGESEDLKRLVDKVKRQAKA
- a CDS encoding uncharacterized protein (ID:PFLUO_009307-T1.cds;~source:funannotate) — translated: MESISPFYSNTPEVRYSPPWQDLSIIGIAGSSGSGKTSVAMEIVRSLNLPWVVILVMDSFYKSLSPEEHRLAHANNYDFDCPDSIDFDLLVQTLRDLKKGKKANIPIYSFAEHQRQSQTTTLYSPRVLILEGILALHDPRIVEMLDVKIFVEADMDVCLGRRVLRDVRERGRDIEGIIKQWFDFVKPSFKTYVDPQRIISDIIIPRGIENKTAIDMVVKHIQHKLEEKSDVHTAELRKLGLIAAKVDLPPNVHVMPSTNQFLGMNTILQNPETEHVDFVFYFDRLASILIEKALDMTSYVPTSVETPQGNHYLGLTPKGIISAVAILRGGSCLETALKRTIPDCITGRLLIQTKENDEPELHYLKLPSRLEEHAAVMLLDPQMSSGGAALMAVRVLIDHGVDEKNIVFVTCAAGERGLKRLTAVYPQITVVVGRIEEEGEPRWMERRYFGS